One Pseudoliparis swirei isolate HS2019 ecotype Mariana Trench chromosome 4, NWPU_hadal_v1, whole genome shotgun sequence genomic window carries:
- the lrrc28 gene encoding leucine-rich repeat-containing protein 28 has product MATELHEAICMAKKERHKNLFLNYKNLNNFPVELLKDEGLQFLERLYMKRNSLTTLPDSLAQKLPNLIELYLHSNNIVIIPEAIGNLARLQSLDLSNNVLQFLCPEIGRLRSLRHLRLSNNLLKCLPPEIGDLQDLETLDVSMNQLISLPDRLHRCTSLQNLTADHNLLGHVPRQLCWLPRLNQLSMAANRLTFLPLDMGRSRELQFVFVDNNVDLKGLPSYLYNKVIGCSGCGMSTHGLEGDQRELPGEALSEVLVGLPAEVKVVGSEADGVIPLEEIAMRALHRIYRQPATDLNSLPPITPCLPKSLLHLLQFPLGHCHRCSQTMFTIIYPKLFPLRDTALAGVHRRTTVSFVAYCCSSRCLRTFDLQG; this is encoded by the exons ATGGCAACTGAACTCCATGAAGCTATTTGTATGGCCAAGAAGGAGCGCCACAAAAACCTGTTCCTGAACTACAAGAACCTGAACAATTTTCCGGTCGAGCTGCTGAAGGATGAAGGCCTACAGTTTCTGGAGAGACTGTACATGAAGAGGAACTCGCTCACGACGCTG CCTGACAGTCTTGCTCAGAAGCTCCCAAATCTGATTGAACT GTATTTGCACTCAAACAACATAGTCATTATTCCTGAAG CTATTGGAAACCTGGCCAGACTGCAGTCATTGGACCTGAGCAATAACGTCCTTCAGTTCCTCTGTCCAGAGATTGGCCGACTGAGATCCCTACGGCACCTTAGGCTGTCCAATAATCTTCTGAAatgccttcctccag AGATCGGGGATCTGCAGGACCTGGAGACGCTGGACGTGTCGATGAACCAGCTGATTTCGCTCCCCGACCGGCTGCACCGCTGCACGTCGCTGCAGAATCTGACAGCCGACCACAACCTGCTGGGACACGTTCCCCGGCAGCTCTGCTGGCTGCCCCGCCTCAACCAGCTCTCAATGGCCGCTAACCGGCTGACCTTTCTCCCGCTCG ATATGGGCCGATCACGAGAGCTGCAGTTTGTGTTTGTGGACAACAACGTGGACCTGAAAGGCCTTCCCTCCTACCTGTATAACAAAGTCATCGGCTGCAGCGG GTGCGGCATGTCCACCCACGGGCTGGAGGGCGACCAGAGGGAGCTACCGGGCGAGGCGTTGAGCGAGGTTCTGGTGGGGCTTCCGGCTGAAGTGAAGGTGGTGGGCTCCGAGGCAGATGGCGTGATCCCCCTGGAGGAGATCGCCATGAGAGCCCTGCACCGCATCTACCGCCAGCCGGCGACAG acCTCAACTCGCTGCCTCCCATCACTCCATGCCTCCCCAAGAGCCTGCTGCACCTGCTGCAGTTCCCCCTGGGACACTGCCACCGCTGCAGTCAgaccatgttcaccatcatctaCCCCAAACTCTTCCCCCTCCGTGACACGGCGCTGGCAGGCGTGCACCGCAg GACAACGGTGAGTTTCGTGGCCTACTGCTGCTCCAGTCGCTGCCTTcggacctttgacctccagggaTGA
- the igf1rb gene encoding insulin-like growth factor 1b receptor isoform X2, producing MRSQTERSRLTLFWSLMLGLSFCLRPAIAEICGPSIDIGNDISEFRRLENCTVVEGYLQILLIGDKNNNNVHQDVFRSLSFPKLTMITDYLLLFRVSGLDSLSTLFPNLAVIRGRNLFYNYALVIFEMTSLKDIGLYNLRNITRGAIRIEKNPELCYLDSIDWSLILDAEFNNYIAGNKQSKECSDVCPGIMENNPQCKKTMFNNNYNYRCWNSNHCQKECAEKCARQACTADGECCHAQCLGSCTAPESDAACAACAHYYHQGRCVADCPRNTYRFEGWRCVSKELCSKVHLPDFNSFVIHGGECMSECPHGYMQTAPNSMFCKACDGMCDKVCEEKVIDSVDAAQSLKGCTVIKGNLHINIRRGHNMVAELESFTGLIQRVTGNVRIRHSHTLSSLAFLRSLRHIDGDNLLDDMYAFSAVDNQQLQYLWDWKQHNLTIKTGKLFFRANPKLCMSEIRKMWEKTGIQGRFDESDFRNNGDRASCESTILTFKSNSTSSTRIKLTWQRYRPPDYRDLISFIVYYKEAPFQNITEFEGQDGCGSNSWNMVDVELRLDKDSDPGVLLSNLKPWTQYAVFVKAITLMVDDKHLPSAKSKVVYIRTSPSAPSMPQDVRAYSNSTTQLVVRWSPPISPNGNQTYYLVRWQQQAEDRELYQHNYCSKELKIPIRIAAIGVGDQEEDTKPTKPDPDGPDKGPCCPCPKSVEDLEAEAADASYRKVFENFLHNSIFTPRPPDRRRRDLYGVANSTQPRHSSTIQPPRAADNSSAAADLEPADREFDFVEQAVTERELQISGLQPFTVYRIDIHACNRQVQRCSAAEFVFSRTRPAEKADDVPGPVTWEGNEDWVFLHWLEPPRPNGLILMYEIKFKLAAETEKHECVSGQMYQTQRGVRLSNLGPGNYSVRVRATSLAGNGSWTHALDLYVAERYENMLYAMIFVPIVIILLVCLLVPMLVVLSRKSDRLGNGVLYASVNPEYFSAAEMYVPDEWEVAREKIALSRELGQGSFGMVYEGLAKGVVKDEPETHVAIKTVNESASMRERIEFLNEASVMKEFNCHHVVRLLGVVSQGQPTLVIMELMTRGDLKSYLRSLRPKDQQWSSLSLPPLKKMLQMTGQIADGMAYLNANKFVHRDLAARNCMVAEDFTVKIGDFGMTRDIYETDYYRKGGKGLLPVRWMSPESLKDGVFTTTSDVWSFGVVLWEIATLSEQPYQGLSNEQVLRFVMEGGLLEKPQNCPDMLFELMRMCWQYNPKMRPAFVEIISSLKDELDPSFREASFFYSADNKLSEAAQHHVDTDSVDTAPLDAASSTQQTPVNPQQTPPSPSSEAPPAPSLAPSSPSSPCTSSAAVDKQPAGQQAANGLSGAGLAAGAGLAAGAAMPSLDELPPYAHMNGSRKNERAVPLPQSSAC from the exons TCTGCGGTCCCAGCATCGACATCGGGAACGACATCAGCGAGTTCCGGCGCCTGGAGAACTGCACGGTGGTGGAGGGCTACCTGCAGATCCTCCTCATTGGcgacaagaacaacaacaacgtccaTCAGGATGTCTTCCGCTCGCTCAGCTTCCCCAAGCTGACCATGATCACCGACTACCTGCTGCTGTTCCGAGTGTCCGGCCTGGACAGCCTGAGCACGCTCTTCCCAAACCTCGCCGTCATACGTGGGCGGAACCTCTTCTACAACTATGCGCTGGTGATCTTCGAGATGACCAGCCTGAAGGACATCGGCCTGTACAACCTGAGGAACATCACCCGCGGAGCCATCCGCATCGAGAAGAACCCCGAACTCTGCTACCTGGACTCCATCGACTGGTCGCTCATCCTGGATGCAGAGTTCAACAATTACATTGCTGGAAACAAGCAGTCCAAGGAATGCAGCGACGTCTGCCCGGGTATCATGGAGAACAACCCCCAGTGCAAGAAGACCATGttcaacaacaactacaactaCCGCTGCTGGAATTCCAATCACTGTCAGAAag AGTGCGCGGAGAAATGTGCGCGCCAAGCGTGCACGGCGGACGGCGAGTGCTGCCACGCTCAGTGTCTGGGCAGCTGCACGGCCCCCGAGAGCGACGCGGCGTGCGCGGCGTGCGCACACTACTACCACCAGGGGCGCTGCGTTGCCGACTGCCCTCGCAATACCTACAGGTTCGAGGGCTGGCGGTGTGTCAGCAAAGAGCTCTGCTCCAAAGTCCACCTGCCCGACTTCAACAGCTTCGTCATCCACGGAGGAGAGTGCATGTCGGAATGCCCGCACGGGTACATGCAGACCGCACCCAACAG TATGTTCTGTAAAGCCTGCGATGGTATGTGTGATAAAGTGTGCGAGGAGAAGGTCATCGACTCCGTGGATGCCGCTCAGTCCCTCAAAGGCTGCACTGTTATCAAAGGCAACCTGCACATCAACATCCGCCGAGGCC acaACATGGTGGCAGAGCTGGAGAGTTTCACAGGTCTGATCCAGAGGGTGACCGGTAACGTGCGGATCCGACACTCCCACACTCTGAGCTCGCTGGCCTTCCTCCGCAGCCTCCGACACATCGATGGAGACAACCTTCTGGACGA CATGTACGCCTTCTCGGCAGTTGACAACCAGCAGCTCCAGTATCTTTGGGACTGGAAGCAGCACAACCTCACCATCAAGACGGGAAAGCTGTTCTTCAGGGCCAACCCGAAGCTCTGCATGTCCGAGATCCGCAAGATGTGGGAGAAGACGGGCATCCAGGGCCGCTTCGATGAGAGCGATTTCCGGAACAACGGCGACCGGGCCAGTT GTGAAAGCACGATCCTGACGTTCAAGTCCAACAGCACCAGCAGTACAAGGATCAAACTGACCTGGCAGCGCTACCGCCCCCCCGACTACAGAGACCTCATCAGCTTTATCGTCTACTACAAGGAGGC GCCATTCCAGAACATCACAGAGTTTGAGGGGCAAGACGGCTGCGGCTCCAACAGCTGGAACATGGTGGATGTGGAGCTGAGGCTGGACAAGGACTCTGACCCCGGAGTTCTGCTGTCCAACCTGAAGCCCTGGACGCAGTACGCCGTGTTCGTCAAGGCCATCACACTCATGGTGGATGACAAACATTTGCCGAGTGCCAAGAGCAAGGTGGTCTACATCCGCACCAGTCCTTCAG CGCCCTCCATGCCTCAGGATGTGCGAGCATACTCAAACTCCACTACGCAGCTGGTGGTGCGCTGGTCGCCGCCCATCTCGCCAAACGGGAACCAGACTTACTACCTAGTGAGGTGGCAGCAACAAGCCGAAGACCGAGAGCTGTATCAGCACAACTACTGCTCCAAGG aGCTGAAGATCCCCATTAGGATCGCTGCCATAGGCGtgggagaccaggaggaggacacCAAGCCCACTAAGCCAGATCCCGACGGGCCGGACAAAGGCCCCTGCTGCCCCTGCCCCAAATCAGTCGAGGACCTGGAGGCGGAAGCTGCCGACGCCTCCTACAGAAAAGTCTTTGAGAACTTCCTGCACAACTCCATCTTCACACCAAG GCCGCCAGATCGCCGGCGCCGAGATCTCTACGGCGTAGCCAACTCCACTCAGCCCCGCCACAGCAGCACCATCCAGCCTCCCCGAGCCGCGGACAACAGCAGCGCCGCGGCAGACTTGGAGCCGGCCGACAGGGAGTTTGATTTCGTGGAGCAGGCGGTGACGGAGCGCGAGCTGCAGATTTCTGGCCTGCAGCCATTCACGGTGTACCGCATCGACATCCACGCCTGCAACCGGCAGGTCCAGCGCTGCAGCGCCGCGGAGTTCGTCTTCTCCAGGACCAGGCCCGCAG AAAAGGCTGACGACGTACCCGGCCCGGTGACCTGGGAGGGCAACGAGGACTGGGTGTTTCTGCACTGGCTCGAGCCTCCTCGCCCCAACGGGCTCATCCTGATGTATGAGATCAAGTTTAAACTGGCTGCTGAG accgAGAAGCACGAATGTGTCTCTGGTCAGATGTATCAGACCCAGCGAGGCGTTCGGCTGTCCAACCTTGGCCCAGGAAACTACTCTGTCAGAGTGAGAGCCACGTCGCTGGCTGGTAACGGCTCATGGACACACGCTCTGGATCTCTACGTGGCGGAAC GATACGAAAACATGCTCTACGCCATGATCTTCGTTCCTATCGTCATCATCCTCCTCGTTTGTCTTTTGGTCCCAATGCTGGTGGTCCTCAGCAGGAAAAG TGACCGGCTTGGAAATGGAGTCCTGTACGCCTCGGTCAACCCCGAGTACTTCAGCGCCGCGGAAA TGTACGTACCAGACGAGTGGGAGGTGGCTCGGGAGAAGATCGCCTTGAGCCGCGAGCTCGGCCAGGGGTCCTTCGGCATGGTGTACGAGGGCCTGGCAAAGGGCGTGGTCAAGGACGAACCGGAGACTCACGTCGCCATTAAGACCGTCAACGAGTCGGCCAGCATGAGGGAGAGGATAGAGTTTCTCAATGAAGCTTCTGTCATGAAGGAGTTCAACTGCCACCACGTG gttCGTCTCCTGGGAGTGGTTTCTCAGGGCCAACCCACCCTGGTCATCATGGAGCTGATGACGCGAGGGGACCTGAAGAGTTACCTGCGCTCCCTCCGACCTAAAGAT caaCAGTGGTCCAGTCTGTCTCTGCCTCCCCTGAAGAAGATGCTTCAGATGACCGGGCAGATCGCTGACGGCATGGCTTACCTCAACGCTAACAAGTTTGTCCACAGAGACCTGGCAGCCAGGAATTGCATGGTGGCCGAGGACTTCACCGTTAAGATAGGAG actTTGGCATGACCAGAGACATCTACGAGACTGATTACTACCGCAAAGGTGGTAAGGGATTGCTCCCTGTCCGCTGGATGTCACCCGAGTCTCTGAAGGACGGGGTCTTCACCACCACCTCGGATGTCTG GTCATTCGGGGTGGTACTGTGGGAAATCGCCACCTTGTCAGAACAGCCCTACCAGGGTCTGTCCAATGAGCAGGTGCTCCGCTTCGTCATGGAGGGAGGGCTGCTGGAGAAACCGCAGAACTGTCCCGACAtgct gtTCGAACTGATGAGAATGTGTTGGCAGTACAATCCCAAGATGCGTCCGGCCTTCGTGGAGATCATCAGCAGCCTGAAGGACGAGCTGGACCCGTCTTTCCGAGAGGCAAGTTTCTTCTACAGCGCCGACAACAAGTTGTCCGAAGCTGCTCAGCACCATGTGGACACGGACAGCGTGGACACGGCTCCTCTAGACGCCGCGTCCTCCACGCAGCAAACCCCAGTCAACCCCCAACAGACCCCGCCGTCCCCGAGCTCAGAGGCTCCGCCCGCCCCGTCGTTAGCGCCCAGCTCGCCTTCCTCTCCCTGCACGTCGAGCGCCGCCGTGGACAAGCAGCCGGCCGGCCAGCAGGCAGCCAACGGGCTGTCGGGGGCGGGCCTCGCGGCGGGGGCGGGCCTCGCGGCGGGGGCAGCGATGCCGTCACTGGACGAACTTCCGCCCTACGCCCACATGAACGGTAGCCGCAAAAACGAACGCGCCGTGCCGCTCCCGCAGTCCTCTGCCTGCTGA
- the igf1rb gene encoding insulin-like growth factor 1b receptor isoform X1, producing MRSQTERSRLTLFWSLMLGLSFCLRPAIAEICGPSIDIGNDISEFRRLENCTVVEGYLQILLIGDKNNNNVHQDVFRSLSFPKLTMITDYLLLFRVSGLDSLSTLFPNLAVIRGRNLFYNYALVIFEMTSLKDIGLYNLRNITRGAIRIEKNPELCYLDSIDWSLILDAEFNNYIAGNKQSKECSDVCPGIMENNPQCKKTMFNNNYNYRCWNSNHCQKECAEKCARQACTADGECCHAQCLGSCTAPESDAACAACAHYYHQGRCVADCPRNTYRFEGWRCVSKELCSKVHLPDFNSFVIHGGECMSECPHGYMQTAPNSMFCKACDGMCDKVCEEKVIDSVDAAQSLKGCTVIKGNLHINIRRGHNMVAELESFTGLIQRVTGNVRIRHSHTLSSLAFLRSLRHIDGDNLLDDMYAFSAVDNQQLQYLWDWKQHNLTIKTGKLFFRANPKLCMSEIRKMWEKTGIQGRFDESDFRNNGDRASCESTILTFKSNSTSSTRIKLTWQRYRPPDYRDLISFIVYYKEAPFQNITEFEGQDGCGSNSWNMVDVELRLDKDSDPGVLLSNLKPWTQYAVFVKAITLMVDDKHLPSAKSKVVYIRTSPSAPSMPQDVRAYSNSTTQLVVRWSPPISPNGNQTYYLVRWQQQAEDRELYQHNYCSKELKIPIRIAAIGVGDQEEDTKPTKPDPDGPDKGPCCPCPKSVEDLEAEAADASYRKVFENFLHNSIFTPRPPDRRRRDLYGVANSTQPRHSSTIQPPRAADNSSAAADLEPADREFDFVEQAVTERELQISGLQPFTVYRIDIHACNRQVQRCSAAEFVFSRTRPAEKADDVPGPVTWEGNEDWVFLHWLEPPRPNGLILMYEIKFKLAAETEKHECVSGQMYQTQRGVRLSNLGPGNYSVRVRATSLAGNGSWTHALDLYVAERYENMLYAMIFVPIVIILLVCLLVPMLVVLSRKRSSDRLGNGVLYASVNPEYFSAAEMYVPDEWEVAREKIALSRELGQGSFGMVYEGLAKGVVKDEPETHVAIKTVNESASMRERIEFLNEASVMKEFNCHHVVRLLGVVSQGQPTLVIMELMTRGDLKSYLRSLRPKDQQWSSLSLPPLKKMLQMTGQIADGMAYLNANKFVHRDLAARNCMVAEDFTVKIGDFGMTRDIYETDYYRKGGKGLLPVRWMSPESLKDGVFTTTSDVWSFGVVLWEIATLSEQPYQGLSNEQVLRFVMEGGLLEKPQNCPDMLFELMRMCWQYNPKMRPAFVEIISSLKDELDPSFREASFFYSADNKLSEAAQHHVDTDSVDTAPLDAASSTQQTPVNPQQTPPSPSSEAPPAPSLAPSSPSSPCTSSAAVDKQPAGQQAANGLSGAGLAAGAGLAAGAAMPSLDELPPYAHMNGSRKNERAVPLPQSSAC from the exons TCTGCGGTCCCAGCATCGACATCGGGAACGACATCAGCGAGTTCCGGCGCCTGGAGAACTGCACGGTGGTGGAGGGCTACCTGCAGATCCTCCTCATTGGcgacaagaacaacaacaacgtccaTCAGGATGTCTTCCGCTCGCTCAGCTTCCCCAAGCTGACCATGATCACCGACTACCTGCTGCTGTTCCGAGTGTCCGGCCTGGACAGCCTGAGCACGCTCTTCCCAAACCTCGCCGTCATACGTGGGCGGAACCTCTTCTACAACTATGCGCTGGTGATCTTCGAGATGACCAGCCTGAAGGACATCGGCCTGTACAACCTGAGGAACATCACCCGCGGAGCCATCCGCATCGAGAAGAACCCCGAACTCTGCTACCTGGACTCCATCGACTGGTCGCTCATCCTGGATGCAGAGTTCAACAATTACATTGCTGGAAACAAGCAGTCCAAGGAATGCAGCGACGTCTGCCCGGGTATCATGGAGAACAACCCCCAGTGCAAGAAGACCATGttcaacaacaactacaactaCCGCTGCTGGAATTCCAATCACTGTCAGAAag AGTGCGCGGAGAAATGTGCGCGCCAAGCGTGCACGGCGGACGGCGAGTGCTGCCACGCTCAGTGTCTGGGCAGCTGCACGGCCCCCGAGAGCGACGCGGCGTGCGCGGCGTGCGCACACTACTACCACCAGGGGCGCTGCGTTGCCGACTGCCCTCGCAATACCTACAGGTTCGAGGGCTGGCGGTGTGTCAGCAAAGAGCTCTGCTCCAAAGTCCACCTGCCCGACTTCAACAGCTTCGTCATCCACGGAGGAGAGTGCATGTCGGAATGCCCGCACGGGTACATGCAGACCGCACCCAACAG TATGTTCTGTAAAGCCTGCGATGGTATGTGTGATAAAGTGTGCGAGGAGAAGGTCATCGACTCCGTGGATGCCGCTCAGTCCCTCAAAGGCTGCACTGTTATCAAAGGCAACCTGCACATCAACATCCGCCGAGGCC acaACATGGTGGCAGAGCTGGAGAGTTTCACAGGTCTGATCCAGAGGGTGACCGGTAACGTGCGGATCCGACACTCCCACACTCTGAGCTCGCTGGCCTTCCTCCGCAGCCTCCGACACATCGATGGAGACAACCTTCTGGACGA CATGTACGCCTTCTCGGCAGTTGACAACCAGCAGCTCCAGTATCTTTGGGACTGGAAGCAGCACAACCTCACCATCAAGACGGGAAAGCTGTTCTTCAGGGCCAACCCGAAGCTCTGCATGTCCGAGATCCGCAAGATGTGGGAGAAGACGGGCATCCAGGGCCGCTTCGATGAGAGCGATTTCCGGAACAACGGCGACCGGGCCAGTT GTGAAAGCACGATCCTGACGTTCAAGTCCAACAGCACCAGCAGTACAAGGATCAAACTGACCTGGCAGCGCTACCGCCCCCCCGACTACAGAGACCTCATCAGCTTTATCGTCTACTACAAGGAGGC GCCATTCCAGAACATCACAGAGTTTGAGGGGCAAGACGGCTGCGGCTCCAACAGCTGGAACATGGTGGATGTGGAGCTGAGGCTGGACAAGGACTCTGACCCCGGAGTTCTGCTGTCCAACCTGAAGCCCTGGACGCAGTACGCCGTGTTCGTCAAGGCCATCACACTCATGGTGGATGACAAACATTTGCCGAGTGCCAAGAGCAAGGTGGTCTACATCCGCACCAGTCCTTCAG CGCCCTCCATGCCTCAGGATGTGCGAGCATACTCAAACTCCACTACGCAGCTGGTGGTGCGCTGGTCGCCGCCCATCTCGCCAAACGGGAACCAGACTTACTACCTAGTGAGGTGGCAGCAACAAGCCGAAGACCGAGAGCTGTATCAGCACAACTACTGCTCCAAGG aGCTGAAGATCCCCATTAGGATCGCTGCCATAGGCGtgggagaccaggaggaggacacCAAGCCCACTAAGCCAGATCCCGACGGGCCGGACAAAGGCCCCTGCTGCCCCTGCCCCAAATCAGTCGAGGACCTGGAGGCGGAAGCTGCCGACGCCTCCTACAGAAAAGTCTTTGAGAACTTCCTGCACAACTCCATCTTCACACCAAG GCCGCCAGATCGCCGGCGCCGAGATCTCTACGGCGTAGCCAACTCCACTCAGCCCCGCCACAGCAGCACCATCCAGCCTCCCCGAGCCGCGGACAACAGCAGCGCCGCGGCAGACTTGGAGCCGGCCGACAGGGAGTTTGATTTCGTGGAGCAGGCGGTGACGGAGCGCGAGCTGCAGATTTCTGGCCTGCAGCCATTCACGGTGTACCGCATCGACATCCACGCCTGCAACCGGCAGGTCCAGCGCTGCAGCGCCGCGGAGTTCGTCTTCTCCAGGACCAGGCCCGCAG AAAAGGCTGACGACGTACCCGGCCCGGTGACCTGGGAGGGCAACGAGGACTGGGTGTTTCTGCACTGGCTCGAGCCTCCTCGCCCCAACGGGCTCATCCTGATGTATGAGATCAAGTTTAAACTGGCTGCTGAG accgAGAAGCACGAATGTGTCTCTGGTCAGATGTATCAGACCCAGCGAGGCGTTCGGCTGTCCAACCTTGGCCCAGGAAACTACTCTGTCAGAGTGAGAGCCACGTCGCTGGCTGGTAACGGCTCATGGACACACGCTCTGGATCTCTACGTGGCGGAAC GATACGAAAACATGCTCTACGCCATGATCTTCGTTCCTATCGTCATCATCCTCCTCGTTTGTCTTTTGGTCCCAATGCTGGTGGTCCTCAGCAGGAAAAG GAGCAGTGACCGGCTTGGAAATGGAGTCCTGTACGCCTCGGTCAACCCCGAGTACTTCAGCGCCGCGGAAA TGTACGTACCAGACGAGTGGGAGGTGGCTCGGGAGAAGATCGCCTTGAGCCGCGAGCTCGGCCAGGGGTCCTTCGGCATGGTGTACGAGGGCCTGGCAAAGGGCGTGGTCAAGGACGAACCGGAGACTCACGTCGCCATTAAGACCGTCAACGAGTCGGCCAGCATGAGGGAGAGGATAGAGTTTCTCAATGAAGCTTCTGTCATGAAGGAGTTCAACTGCCACCACGTG gttCGTCTCCTGGGAGTGGTTTCTCAGGGCCAACCCACCCTGGTCATCATGGAGCTGATGACGCGAGGGGACCTGAAGAGTTACCTGCGCTCCCTCCGACCTAAAGAT caaCAGTGGTCCAGTCTGTCTCTGCCTCCCCTGAAGAAGATGCTTCAGATGACCGGGCAGATCGCTGACGGCATGGCTTACCTCAACGCTAACAAGTTTGTCCACAGAGACCTGGCAGCCAGGAATTGCATGGTGGCCGAGGACTTCACCGTTAAGATAGGAG actTTGGCATGACCAGAGACATCTACGAGACTGATTACTACCGCAAAGGTGGTAAGGGATTGCTCCCTGTCCGCTGGATGTCACCCGAGTCTCTGAAGGACGGGGTCTTCACCACCACCTCGGATGTCTG GTCATTCGGGGTGGTACTGTGGGAAATCGCCACCTTGTCAGAACAGCCCTACCAGGGTCTGTCCAATGAGCAGGTGCTCCGCTTCGTCATGGAGGGAGGGCTGCTGGAGAAACCGCAGAACTGTCCCGACAtgct gtTCGAACTGATGAGAATGTGTTGGCAGTACAATCCCAAGATGCGTCCGGCCTTCGTGGAGATCATCAGCAGCCTGAAGGACGAGCTGGACCCGTCTTTCCGAGAGGCAAGTTTCTTCTACAGCGCCGACAACAAGTTGTCCGAAGCTGCTCAGCACCATGTGGACACGGACAGCGTGGACACGGCTCCTCTAGACGCCGCGTCCTCCACGCAGCAAACCCCAGTCAACCCCCAACAGACCCCGCCGTCCCCGAGCTCAGAGGCTCCGCCCGCCCCGTCGTTAGCGCCCAGCTCGCCTTCCTCTCCCTGCACGTCGAGCGCCGCCGTGGACAAGCAGCCGGCCGGCCAGCAGGCAGCCAACGGGCTGTCGGGGGCGGGCCTCGCGGCGGGGGCGGGCCTCGCGGCGGGGGCAGCGATGCCGTCACTGGACGAACTTCCGCCCTACGCCCACATGAACGGTAGCCGCAAAAACGAACGCGCCGTGCCGCTCCCGCAGTCCTCTGCCTGCTGA